From a single Thalassospira sp. ER-Se-21-Dark genomic region:
- a CDS encoding siderophore-interacting protein, giving the protein MSKPSPRDLTVIRKGYVTPNMLRVTLGGDGMKDFPEDQESAYVKLMFPIEGDDKGRVLRRTYTVRHDRVTDQGREIDIDFVMHGAGDDDHDDDDHGADSHDHGGPASNWAVNCQPGDVITIGGPGPKKLVDPTADWFLIVGDMTALPAVSVNLETLPDNARGYAVIEVRSEADMQDLKKPDNVTIEWVINPRPGEQNTVLSDVVKRIPWHATGRLSVWAACEFTSMRELRSYFREERGLGKDDLYISSYWKLGMNEDTHKVIKSEDAKTAA; this is encoded by the coding sequence ATGAGTAAACCTTCCCCACGCGATCTGACCGTGATCAGAAAGGGATACGTCACGCCCAATATGCTGCGCGTTACCCTTGGCGGTGACGGCATGAAGGACTTTCCAGAGGATCAGGAAAGTGCCTATGTCAAACTGATGTTCCCGATTGAAGGCGACGACAAAGGCCGCGTTTTGCGCCGGACCTATACCGTGCGTCATGATCGCGTGACCGATCAGGGCCGCGAAATCGATATCGATTTCGTCATGCATGGTGCCGGTGATGATGATCATGATGATGATGATCATGGTGCAGACAGTCATGACCATGGCGGCCCGGCATCAAACTGGGCGGTGAATTGCCAGCCCGGCGATGTGATCACCATCGGGGGCCCCGGCCCGAAAAAACTGGTTGATCCGACCGCCGACTGGTTCCTGATTGTTGGTGATATGACGGCCTTGCCCGCCGTATCGGTCAATCTGGAAACCCTGCCCGATAACGCACGCGGCTACGCCGTGATCGAAGTCCGGTCCGAGGCCGACATGCAGGATTTGAAAAAACCCGACAACGTGACTATTGAGTGGGTGATCAATCCGCGTCCGGGCGAACAGAACACGGTCCTGAGTGATGTGGTCAAACGCATCCCCTGGCACGCAACCGGTCGCCTTTCGGTCTGGGCAGCGTGCGAATTTACCTCGATGCGGGAATTGCGCAGCTACTTCCGCGAGGAACGCGGCCTTGGCAAGGATGATCTTTATATCTCAAGCTATTGGAAGCTTGGCATGAATGAAGACACCCACAAGGTGATCAAGTCCGAGGATGCCAAAACGGCGGCCTGA
- a CDS encoding MarR family winged helix-turn-helix transcriptional regulator, with the protein MTEEDQVHVPGETLHRLVHAYKRRLMHAMQAASMPMPISHKRVMKWIVKIPGITAQQMAEKSGQDKGRITRLLKELENDGLIERCPHPEDRRSQTLHLTAAGSAKMEDFRAVEKEVRSRMTSGLTPQQIHDFVEIANLMSDNLETHKCKKLDFAGDSPPSTRDQGVKK; encoded by the coding sequence ATGACCGAAGAAGATCAGGTCCACGTTCCGGGTGAAACCCTGCATCGGTTGGTGCATGCCTATAAACGCAGACTGATGCATGCGATGCAGGCTGCAAGCATGCCGATGCCGATCTCGCACAAGCGGGTGATGAAATGGATTGTCAAAATCCCCGGCATCACTGCCCAGCAAATGGCCGAAAAATCCGGTCAGGACAAAGGCCGGATCACGCGGCTTTTAAAAGAACTTGAAAATGACGGGCTGATTGAACGCTGCCCGCACCCCGAAGATCGACGGAGCCAAACCCTGCATTTGACGGCCGCCGGCAGCGCAAAAATGGAAGATTTCCGCGCTGTTGAAAAAGAAGTCAGGTCCCGAATGACCAGCGGCCTTACGCCACAGCAGATCCATGATTTTGTCGAGATCGCCAATCTGATGTCCGACAATCTGGAAACCCACAAATGCAAGAAACTGGACTTTGCGGGCGACAGCCCCCCAAGCACCAGGGACCAAGGAGTGAAGAAATGA